TTCAACATGAGTCAGAGGATTGACATTATTACTAAGGAGCAAAGGCCGAATGAGACACTGAATCCACCTGCAACTAAAAAGGATGCCTTCAGGACTTGCTCTATACAGCAAGTTTACTGAATAATTAAAAGTATTCCTTTCCTCCTTTGAAATGGGGTGGGTCACAGTTGAAAAATTAGTATGAAATTTAAAAGATTGAATGATGAGAAACAGCTTTCACCACCGTTAGCCTCTATCTctcatttaaatgtcatttatttgTCTCAAGTGAAATATCCTAAAGATAAGAAGTTTAGGTATCACTGAGAGTACATAGGTTACATCTAATTATTTTACCAAGACAACCTTTTCTATTGTGTGTCAGACATTTTCTTCTGTCAATTATTGATGTCGGTACTTAAACTTTGCAGTAGGCCCACTTGATAAGGAGCTGACCTGACAgtacttttattgtatttgtctaTATTTTATGATACATCCATAAAGTTTCATACCATCAAGCCACCTGTAGCATACTTTggtattaaaataaacattaaggTTGACTTTATTTTTTCCCAAATTGTTAGTATTTACTGAATTGAACAAGACCTGATTTACTCTGCTCATATTTGTGAATATCAATACCACcgacacatactgtatattgaCATGAAAGCAGCAGCTGGCGCCCGTAGTTTCACGAGTGAATAATAATGTTGCGTTTAAGACCGCAGGGTTTCATGGGAATTAGTCTGCTTCAATGGATTTAGCATGAGCCTCTAACCCGTGACGGTCATGAGGGTTTTGTTCCCCTCTGCTCTCCGACTGAGGCAAGATATTTGAGAGGTGAAGTAACACAGAACTACAAGGACCGACCAGAGGAGCTACTTTCTGAAATCTAATTATCCAAATTGGTAAGATGATGATCTGTTGGTTTTTTTCTAGCAGAAATATGGGCCTGGCCTACTGGAGAAATAATTACTTTAAAGAAATGTTCGTCAACTAAAGTTGAAATATTACTTGATCAGATATGACACTATTCTGTTATATGCTAAAGTCAATTAATAATCTACTGAAACTGTATAATCACTGCCCGGATGTTAGGCTACATCGTTTATGCCACCAAAGTTTAGttgtgcaaatattcaattgAGCTAATCATTGTTGTTATTTACCAAAACAATGATGTATATGTTCATGTAGTTACATGTTATTCTTAAGACCTAGCTCTGGGAGAGGGAGCGTCAGTCAACACAAGGTGAGAAACGGGATGAGAACGCAACAGGTCACGCGGGTGTGGGCAGCGATCCGTGAAGTAGCCAATCCAAATGTATTTTGATAAGTAGGACGAATGAAACTTTATCTGAAGGTCCGAGAGGGGAACATTCCTCCAGACAGCAGAAACCATTGTCCCACCAAAAAAACCCATTGACGAATAGATGAACAACATTTCACCCACAAAAAACTGACTTTTATTAATGACTGAAAGACGTTAAAGTCTGGGCAGTgaagggtggggtggggggatttttatatttagtatgaATGGTTTAGTCTAAAAAGtcctttaatgttttttgttgatAAATGGGATATGATATGGTCCACAACAataatacatatactgtatacatatgatttatttttataatttaacaGTACACAGCTGGACTGGACTGTTTCCATGCATGCATACTGGTGTGGTAATAATGACATATTTACAAGAAAGGGACAAATGTTCAGCACAGCAGACTGCTGACAACAGGCATAGTATAGTTTATAGAATCATAGGCCTTCTTTATTCGATGAAAGGGAAAATGATTTGATGAACTGAAGGAAAATATGCTCCATTATGTTATACTGAATAATGATCTTGGTCAGTTGCTAAAGTAACTTTCTGTTGACTTTCAGCTTGATGCCGTGTAATCGTACAGACGGGATGCCTCGTGGagatttcaacatttattttgctcGCAGCAGAGGAGGATATGTCAGAGCGGAGGAGTAAGTGCACTTTATTTGGAAATCAGGGCTAAATGATTTGATTGAATCACAACTTTTTTTGGGATACTGATCTTCCTTAAATTAATTGATTGTACATAGCTGTGTTGTGTTGAATACTATAAAACAGATATACCCAAGAAAATAGataatgtaaacatgtgacTTCTGAACCACAGGGCAGTGGGCATCATTCTGCTGGTGGTGATCCTGGCTGCTCTTTTTATCCTGAGCTGCTGGTACTTCAAGAAGAGGAGTGGCTACAAAATAATCAGGGTGAGactatcatttttttttttattatgtgaGGATTTATCTTTGTTATAGTCAAATCAGGATCTGGCCGttaacattttgttgttgttgttttacatacAAGCTATAAAGTGATTGCCTCTATTTTATGTCAATGCGTAAATGTGAATCAATTCATATGATGTGGCATAcgtgaaaataaaaatgctgcCTATCAGATTTACTCTTAAGTATCCGTGTTCCAATGATACCCCCAATATGTCAACCTATCGTCATGTATTGCTGTTTTCCGTACACATCTTTGTCTCCCCAGCAGAGCCCTAGATCTGGCTCACCATGTCACACAGAATGCCAGTACTCAGAGGCGGGACCGTCTGCAGACAACAAGATGGCTCTCATTGACTTCAGCAGCTTCCGGCCTACGGTGAGGGACAGAAAGTTACCCCCAAGTTTTCCTGACCTTCTTTTGTACCTCCCTCTCCCAAAGTCAATTATTTGATTTTGTCAGGAAAAAGATTGATAATAATCAACAGCCAGACCCATAGAAGGTACTGTTCACTCCATTTACTTATACCTAAACATTTGAGTCCACCTCCAAGTCTTACGCTCTGTACGGTCGGCGATAGAGGGTTGTTAAGTACAACAGCATAGCACTCGTGGAGATGATGCAATGGCTGCCCGATGGAGATTATAGTGTCACCGGACTcggtataaaaaaatatttcattccCCATGGAGgtatgtgtatccatgtgtgcTGGAACagcggtgggaggaggatgagatCAGCACCATCACATGTGAGAGGAAAGTGCAAAGCACCATGTCCTTAACAATGCCGATCCTTTTATACTGCAGTTACCAGTGCCCTGAAAGCACATTTTAATCACACTGGATGTGCTGTTGAGTTCATCGATACAAAGACCAAGATTGTTTAAACTAGTGCACAAAGTTTCCAGATATGATGCTCAATTTTATGTGGGGAACTATTTATGTAATGATATCAGCATCTATTTGAATATTCAGTACTTTATAAAACGTAGGTTAAGTGAAAATATATGACTGTCAGAATGAAAATGAATTGTCTGCCGTTTTCATTTTGAGACTTTTGTTGCCCCCTTCTCCAGGTTCCTAATGCTCCTCCTGCCTATGATAAGATCTCCTCAGGGCCCATGCCTCCTCCCTATTCCCCCTAAAGGACTTCTGGAGAAGATGGACAGATGTctgaataaaaaacaagaaaaatactGCAAAACAAACTGTTAACTTCATCCGTTGTCTGATGATATATAATCTGATGGTTCCTTATACTTTATAGTTAAATATACCAATAGATTAACCTGTTCTAACACTCACTTTGCAAAATTATTCACATGAACAAAACACAAAGTATATACCATAAGTTGTTTTTgtcaacaataaaaaataataatcatttaaaaataaaaaatgatttcGAAAGTCTGTGTATAAGGAAGCAGCACAAACGCAGGTTGGGGACAGTCGCATTGTTTATTCCCATGCAGTAACATCCACATTTTGTTCAAAGAAAATGTACCTAGtaaatattttttcaaaatcaataatggtaaaaataaataaataacttcaaAACATGTTATATGAGCTCAAACATGTTATACAAATGCATCTATTATTACTTATATTTCTAAAAAGTAAAATGTAGTTTTAAAACAGTTACTAGTTGAAAAAAGCACAACATGATAGAATCTGAATACACAGTTCTATTGTTCTGATACAGCAGAGCAAGTTCTACCAATGAATGGTATCCAAATGACTACTTCTTGAAGCAGTATTTCATGGCAttgaaacatatttttaataAGCTTTTTTAACTTCCTGCTTTATCTGCCATCAAATTATACTCCGTTGTTGTCATGTGTCATTACTGGCcacaaagtaaaaagaaaatcaagaGTCTCTAACATTCATCTGAGGGCAACCTTACCGGTTGTCACTTGAGAAAACCATCACAGTATACATTTCCAGTATGTCTGATTGAGCATACAGTTTACCTATAACAAGATATAACCAACGGGTATAACCTGCTTCATTCTAAATGTAAGTTACAAGTCAAACTACAGCTGGAAAGAAGTTTTGAACCAACCCCAGGATTACTACAAGCAATGCATAAGAggcctggcaacactgagccgCTGACAGAGGTCTGAGTCCTCACACAGCCGGCAGTCCTAGTTACTTGGAACACTTTCTGTCTGCCTCTGAAGGCTGGAATAAAGAATCGTGTTTGTGTAATGCTCCAGTGGGACTGTGGGGGGAAACCACTCGTGCATCCAGTGGTTTGGGGCAGGCAACTGGATTGACCTGGCCATGAACTGTGTTCAAAACGGCAGCGTCAGAACGATTGAGTATCTTGGATGCCCCATTGGGATGCACACCTAAGGATGAGGTCTGCAGAGAGTGCGTTCCAAAAGCTTGATTGGTCATAACGGCAGGTGGGTCGGGTGTGTTGTGTCGTTTGTCTTCAGCGATGTGATTGGTTGCGCAGGAGTGATGGTTACACTGCTGTTGGACGAAGGGGCCGTGACCACAGGTGCCGTTTCAAAGGGGTTCAAAGTGCTTCCGATGGGTGAAACTGTAGCAACAGGCAGTGTCTGCATCCTAGACACTGCACTTACAATTGAAGGGACAGCCACGGTTGGTAATACCTGCGTCACTGGTTGCATGACTGCAGGCATCATTTTTCTGACTGATATATTGTCTTGATGTGTTTCCATATGTTCTGAAGCCCGTGATGGAGCGCTGAACGGGGCTGCAACTACAACCGCCGTCTGCTGGGGCTGTATGCCTGGGCCAGGGGTCGTCATTGAAACCGCCTGCTGGGCCGGAAGTGCTGCTAACACAGGAGCTGCAGTAGAGAGGTGGCATGACAGGGCTGGGCAGGGCAACAGCTGATGGGCTGGATGAAACAGGCAGGGAGGATAGCGGTGCTGACAACCTGGACAAGGGGGGTGCTACTGCAGGCGATACGGTGGATGAAAATGCAGCTGGCGTGGGTGTACCAGCAGCTAACCTGATTGTAGTCAGGGCTGAGCCGAGAGCAGGGGCACACGTTCCTCCTGGGAAGACGAGGGCCGGTACACTGCCCAGCCGTGGCGGGGATGAGACCAGAGTGGGTGTACCTACCGGTGGTGATGCGAAGGGACCAGCCTGTGCAGCTGGCAGCCTCGGCAGAGCAGACACTACATTTGTTTTACTGGGTAACCACGTTGAGCCCAGACCAGGCATTCCTGTTAGTCGGACTGGCGTGACGTTTGGAGTGGTTGCGAGCAATGATGGACCAACCGCAGGTGCGCATGCTACAAAAGGAGAACTTATTACTGGCACACCAGGCATCCTGGCTGGGGACTGGGGTAAAAGTGGTGCTCGAGGGGCTTCCGTGACATGACTCGCCCCTTGGGGAGGTACTGATGCACCAGCGCTGGGAACACTGGCAGTAGGCACTTGTTGTGGTGCAGGACTAGAGATGATAAGGACATGGCTGCCTGGACCCAAACCCTGGGGAGGGACTACAAAACGTGCATTGTTGAGGACGATCTGTGTGCCAGCAGCAAGAGGCGTTGAAGTGTTGATGACTATTCTCTGCTGGATTGTGCCAGTAGCAGAGGTGGGGACTGGGATATGGGTGGTTGCTGCAGAAGAGATTGGTGTTTGGGTTTTACTGTGAGCTAGTTGAGAGGGTGTTAAAAAGGACGTGGTTTCCTCACCAGTAGCACTTTGGATATTCGAAGGATGACGGACAAGAGCGGGACTGGAGGTGTGTGCTGGGCTACTCTGCACAGGAGTAGTTACCTGAACAAGAGAGTTACTGGACAGTATGCTTGA
The window above is part of the Pseudoliparis swirei isolate HS2019 ecotype Mariana Trench chromosome 15, NWPU_hadal_v1, whole genome shotgun sequence genome. Proteins encoded here:
- the mlana gene encoding melanoma antigen recognized by T-cells 1 isoform X1, with amino-acid sequence MPCNRTDGMPRGDFNIYFARSRGGYVRAEEAVGIILLVVILAALFILSCWYFKKRSGYKIIRQSPRSGSPCHTECQYSEAGPSADNKMALIDFSSFRPTVPNAPPAYDKISSGPMPPPYSP
- the mlana gene encoding melanoma antigen recognized by T-cells 1 isoform X2; this translates as MPCNRTDGMPRGDFNIYFARSRGGYVRAEEAVGIILLVVILAALFILSCWYFKKRSGYKIIRSPRSGSPCHTECQYSEAGPSADNKMALIDFSSFRPTVPNAPPAYDKISSGPMPPPYSP